The proteins below come from a single Oerskovia jenensis genomic window:
- a CDS encoding DUF998 domain-containing protein, translating into MTSQTRPTTPPTGSTPPSDRRPRSRSLLTAATLAGPFFVVSAGVQSVAREGFDLRVHPLSQLSTGDFGWVQILTFALTGLGLLALAVTHRRIIREGVGRRAVPVLLGIAGIGFVLAGVFVMDPENGFPVGTPDGPAASVSWHGVAHSVAAAIAFTALAVAAVVLAVRAVRARRVLAAVGHGVVGLALLLPVSPETASIQVAVNGLVAFTWTTVLAVRLRTLVVA; encoded by the coding sequence ATGACCAGCCAGACCCGGCCGACCACGCCACCCACCGGATCCACCCCGCCGTCCGACCGCCGCCCGCGCAGTCGCTCCCTGCTGACCGCGGCGACCCTCGCCGGTCCGTTCTTCGTCGTCTCCGCCGGCGTGCAGTCCGTCGCCCGCGAGGGGTTCGACCTGCGCGTCCACCCCCTCAGCCAGCTCTCCACGGGAGACTTCGGCTGGGTCCAGATCCTCACCTTCGCCCTGACCGGCCTCGGGCTCCTCGCGCTGGCGGTGACCCACCGACGGATCATCAGGGAAGGAGTCGGGCGACGCGCCGTCCCCGTCCTGCTGGGGATCGCCGGGATCGGCTTCGTGCTCGCGGGCGTCTTCGTCATGGACCCCGAGAACGGCTTCCCCGTCGGCACACCAGACGGACCGGCCGCCTCGGTGTCGTGGCACGGCGTCGCTCACTCGGTGGCCGCCGCCATCGCCTTCACCGCGCTCGCCGTGGCAGCCGTCGTCCTGGCTGTCCGAGCAGTGCGGGCACGCCGGGTCCTGGCCGCGGTCGGCCACGGCGTCGTCGGCCTCGCCCTGCTCCTGCCCGTGTCGCCCGAGACCGCGAGCATCCAGGTCGCCGTCAACGGCCTCGTCGCCTTCACCTGGACCACGGTCCTCGCCGTGCGGCTGCGGACCCTCGTCGTCGCCTGA
- a CDS encoding YciI family protein translates to MKYLLLGYTPAAAWDAGTADTPTDEALAAFAAYQEFEAELRRTGEFVSSEGLGHPAVSTTVRRTDSGVVATDGPFAELKEVLASFAIIDCASHERAVEIVSRMVEVLGEPMEIRPIMGDDFAA, encoded by the coding sequence ATGAAGTACCTGTTGCTCGGATACACCCCAGCCGCCGCGTGGGACGCCGGCACCGCCGACACGCCGACCGACGAAGCGCTCGCGGCCTTTGCCGCCTACCAGGAGTTCGAGGCGGAGCTGCGACGGACAGGTGAGTTCGTGTCGAGCGAGGGCCTGGGCCACCCGGCGGTGAGCACGACGGTGCGCCGGACCGACTCCGGTGTCGTCGCGACCGACGGACCCTTCGCCGAGCTCAAGGAGGTCCTCGCGAGCTTCGCGATCATCGACTGCGCGAGCCACGAGAGGGCCGTCGAGATCGTCAGCCGCATGGTCGAGGTCCTGGGCGAGCCCATGGAGATCCGCCCGATCATGGGCGACGACTTCGCGGCCTGA
- a CDS encoding RNA polymerase sigma factor, producing the protein MTLAPGSGSPPGPSIEDLLRTEAPQVLGALVRRFSRFDVAEDAVQEALLVASTRWPVEGVPVEPRSWLVRVAYRRMIDLLRSEQSRHRRERTVGEAVLAEHTSGREVIDDDDSLTLLLLCAHPSLSPTSQVALTLRAVGGLTTAEIAHAYGVTEATMGTRVSRAKQQLRQEGTRFVPTTSADRDARLASVLRVLYLVFNEGYTATSGTRLGRVDLAREAVRLARLARAHSPRDPEVAGLLALMLLTEARRDARTDDQDHLVRLEDQDRSRWDHEMIEEGRAIIDAVWPLRTVGPYQVQAAIAAVHATAAREADTDWPQIAALYLWLERLAPTGPVRLARVVAVARAFGPRRGLDLLDALDREHGLATDPLAGPREPAVRAHLLDDLGRPGEAAVAFRSAAARTQNAVEQEYLLDRARTSAAREPGTR; encoded by the coding sequence ATGACGCTCGCACCGGGGTCCGGCTCTCCCCCGGGCCCGAGCATCGAGGACCTGCTGCGCACGGAGGCGCCGCAGGTCCTCGGCGCGCTCGTGCGTCGGTTCAGCCGGTTCGACGTGGCCGAGGACGCCGTCCAGGAGGCGCTGCTCGTCGCGAGCACCCGGTGGCCCGTCGAGGGCGTGCCGGTCGAGCCGCGGTCGTGGCTCGTGCGCGTCGCCTACCGCCGGATGATCGACCTCCTGCGCTCAGAGCAGTCGCGCCACCGCCGCGAGCGGACGGTCGGGGAGGCCGTGCTCGCGGAGCACACGTCGGGCCGCGAGGTGATCGACGACGACGACAGCCTCACTCTGCTGCTCCTGTGCGCCCACCCGTCCCTCAGCCCGACCTCTCAGGTCGCCCTGACCCTGCGTGCCGTGGGCGGCCTCACGACCGCGGAGATCGCCCATGCCTACGGCGTGACCGAGGCGACCATGGGGACGCGGGTCAGCCGCGCGAAGCAGCAGCTCCGCCAGGAAGGGACACGATTCGTCCCCACGACCTCGGCCGACCGCGACGCACGCCTCGCGTCGGTGCTGCGGGTGCTGTACCTCGTGTTCAACGAGGGCTACACGGCGACCTCGGGGACGCGGCTCGGCCGGGTCGACCTCGCGCGCGAAGCCGTCCGGCTCGCCCGGCTCGCCCGCGCACACAGCCCCCGCGACCCCGAGGTCGCCGGACTGCTCGCCCTCATGCTCCTCACCGAGGCCCGCCGTGACGCCCGGACCGACGACCAGGACCACCTGGTGCGCCTCGAGGACCAGGACCGGTCACGCTGGGACCACGAGATGATCGAGGAGGGCCGCGCGATCATCGACGCCGTCTGGCCGTTGCGCACCGTCGGGCCGTACCAAGTGCAGGCCGCGATCGCCGCCGTCCACGCGACGGCGGCACGCGAGGCCGACACCGACTGGCCGCAGATCGCCGCGCTCTACCTCTGGCTCGAACGCCTCGCGCCGACAGGCCCGGTCCGCCTGGCGCGCGTCGTGGCGGTAGCGCGGGCGTTCGGTCCCCGGCGGGGCCTCGACCTCCTCGATGCGCTCGACCGCGAGCACGGGCTCGCCACCGACCCTCTCGCGGGCCCGCGCGAGCCCGCGGTGCGTGCACACCTGCTCGACGACCTGGGTCGCCCCGGCGAGGCAGCGGTCGCCTTCCGGTCCGCAGCGGCTCGTACGCAGAACGCGGTCGAGCAGGAGTACCTGCTCGACCGGGCTCGGACCAGCGCGGCACGCGAGCCCGGCACACGCTGA
- a CDS encoding aminotransferase class I/II-fold pyridoxal phosphate-dependent enzyme, translating to MADETISRRVRDLARSTPFDVLLGFFAHEYPERRARPGVLDLTFGNPHDPAPAEYVEALRASAVPRDEHWFGYKVSEPAARAAAAESLRGVVDLPFEPDDVHLTTGGFTALALALKLVCDPGDEVVYSVPPWFAYEVIVREAGLVPVKVPVSAETFDLDLDAIADAITPRTRVVLVNTPNNPTGRVYPLGELRRLAALLDEASARNGRRVFVVSDEPYHRIVFDGTEFHSPAEVYPWTLLAYSYGKTLLAPGQRIGYLAVPPTLPGREDLRPAIEALQIAIGYAFPNAVLQHALPLLERIPFDVALYQRKRDLMVAGLRDIGYDLHSPEGTFYLFPRSPDPDDRAFEALLAGHDVLVLGGKYFETPGRFRISLTASLETLEASLPRFAAAFGEVG from the coding sequence ATGGCCGACGAGACGATCTCCCGACGCGTGCGCGACCTCGCGCGGTCCACCCCGTTCGACGTCCTGCTGGGCTTCTTCGCGCACGAGTACCCCGAGCGCCGCGCTCGCCCCGGGGTCCTCGACCTCACGTTCGGCAACCCGCACGACCCCGCACCGGCCGAGTACGTCGAGGCGCTGCGGGCGAGCGCCGTCCCGCGCGACGAGCACTGGTTCGGGTACAAGGTCAGCGAGCCCGCCGCGCGGGCCGCGGCTGCGGAGTCCCTGCGCGGCGTGGTGGACCTGCCCTTCGAGCCCGACGACGTGCACCTCACCACGGGCGGCTTCACCGCGCTCGCCCTCGCGCTCAAGCTCGTGTGCGACCCGGGCGACGAGGTCGTCTACAGCGTGCCGCCCTGGTTCGCGTACGAGGTGATCGTGCGCGAGGCCGGGCTCGTGCCGGTCAAGGTGCCGGTCTCTGCCGAGACGTTCGACCTGGACCTCGACGCGATCGCCGACGCGATCACGCCGCGCACCCGGGTCGTGCTCGTCAACACGCCCAACAACCCGACCGGGCGCGTGTACCCCCTGGGCGAGCTGCGCCGTCTGGCCGCTCTGCTCGACGAGGCGTCGGCACGGAACGGCCGCCGCGTCTTCGTGGTCTCCGACGAGCCCTACCACCGGATCGTCTTCGACGGCACGGAGTTCCACAGCCCCGCCGAGGTCTACCCGTGGACCCTGCTGGCCTACAGCTACGGCAAGACGCTGCTCGCGCCGGGGCAGCGCATCGGGTACCTCGCGGTCCCGCCGACCCTGCCCGGGCGCGAGGACCTGCGCCCCGCGATCGAGGCGCTCCAGATCGCGATCGGGTACGCGTTCCCCAACGCCGTCCTCCAGCACGCGCTGCCGCTCCTGGAGCGCATCCCGTTCGACGTCGCGCTCTACCAGCGCAAGCGCGACCTCATGGTCGCCGGGCTGCGCGACATCGGCTACGACCTGCACAGCCCCGAGGGCACGTTCTACCTCTTCCCCCGCTCCCCCGACCCCGACGACCGCGCCTTCGAGGCCCTCCTCGCCGGCCACGACGTCCTGGTCCTGGGCGGGAAGTACTTCGAGACCCCGGGCCGGTTCCGCATCTCGCTCACGGCGAGCCTGGAGACGCTCGAGGCGAGCCTGCCGCGGTTCGCGGCGGCGTTCGGGGAGGTGGGCTGA
- a CDS encoding SRPBCC family protein, which translates to MTGLVATASIHIAARPERVWAELVHPSATWMLGANVETDYQPGSTITFEGQYQGKHFEDHGTVLEVDRPRTLRFTHFAPSSGLPDVPENHHEVAITLAPDPKGTRVTIRQDNNDTPEAVEHSEELWRSALASLAGHD; encoded by the coding sequence ATGACCGGACTCGTCGCCACCGCCTCGATCCACATCGCCGCACGCCCGGAGAGGGTGTGGGCCGAGCTCGTCCATCCTTCCGCGACCTGGATGCTGGGGGCGAACGTCGAGACCGACTACCAGCCCGGCAGCACCATCACGTTCGAGGGCCAGTACCAGGGCAAGCACTTCGAGGACCACGGCACGGTGCTCGAGGTCGACCGGCCCCGGACCCTGCGCTTCACGCACTTCGCGCCGAGCAGCGGACTTCCGGACGTGCCGGAGAACCATCACGAGGTCGCGATCACGCTGGCCCCGGATCCCAAGGGCACACGGGTCACGATCCGTCAGGACAACAACGACACGCCCGAGGCCGTCGAACACTCCGAGGAGCTCTGGCGCTCGGCGCTCGCCTCGCTCGCGGGTCACGACTGA
- a CDS encoding OsmC family protein — MAPQYTATVSGTAKSPTRLDVQIRDFSVTIDEPASLGGDDTGPNPVELVLSGLAGCLNITTHMVAKERGIEVRSLSVTATGSLNPQRLMGRPTQDRAGFQGIRLEIDVDADATPEEIDALLVAAEERCCVADNLMNATPVSVVRAGA; from the coding sequence ATGGCCCCCCAGTACACCGCGACGGTCAGCGGCACCGCGAAGTCCCCGACCCGCCTCGACGTCCAGATCAGGGACTTCTCGGTCACGATCGACGAGCCCGCGTCGCTCGGCGGCGACGACACCGGTCCGAACCCCGTCGAGCTGGTCCTGTCGGGGCTCGCCGGCTGCCTCAACATCACGACGCACATGGTCGCCAAGGAGCGCGGCATCGAGGTGCGGAGCCTGAGCGTCACCGCGACGGGATCGCTCAACCCCCAGCGCCTCATGGGGCGCCCCACCCAGGACCGCGCGGGCTTCCAGGGCATCCGGCTCGAGATCGACGTCGACGCCGACGCCACCCCGGAGGAGATCGACGCGCTCCTCGTGGCCGCCGAGGAGCGCTGCTGCGTCGCGGACAACCTGATGAACGCCACCCCTGTCAGCGTCGTGCGCGCGGGAGCCTGA